In the Oceanispirochaeta sp. M1 genome, one interval contains:
- a CDS encoding sugar ABC transporter permease has product MNKRNWGLLWLCMPALLIIFIFNYLPMGGLILAFKNYKPMMGFIGSPWSGLDNFEFFVRSPLIWKVTRNTLLYNGAFIFLTPVIAVTLAIILNEIGKRFFIKFYQTVFFLPYFLSWVVVSIMLYTFLNSENGLMNQLLVKVMGKEAVSWYTSPEYWPFILVFMGLWKQVGYNTVIYYAGLMGIDGAMYEAASIDGAGRIQQVFRITIPMLAPIIVVMMILGLGRIFFADFGLHFQLPLQSGPLLPTTDVINYFTYRALIEVRDIGMGTAIGLYQSVMGLFLVLGSNWAARRIGDGENSLF; this is encoded by the coding sequence TTGAACAAGCGGAACTGGGGGCTTTTATGGCTCTGTATGCCTGCCCTTCTCATTATTTTTATTTTTAACTATCTGCCTATGGGCGGTTTGATACTGGCCTTTAAGAATTACAAACCTATGATGGGTTTTATCGGAAGTCCCTGGTCCGGGCTTGATAATTTTGAATTCTTTGTCCGTTCCCCTCTGATCTGGAAGGTTACAAGAAACACACTTCTTTATAATGGCGCATTTATTTTCCTGACACCGGTGATAGCAGTAACTCTGGCCATCATTCTAAACGAGATCGGAAAGCGGTTTTTTATAAAATTTTATCAGACTGTTTTCTTTCTTCCTTATTTCCTCTCCTGGGTTGTAGTCTCTATTATGCTCTACACCTTCTTGAACTCCGAGAATGGACTGATGAATCAGCTCCTGGTAAAAGTCATGGGGAAAGAGGCTGTCTCCTGGTATACCAGTCCCGAGTATTGGCCCTTCATACTTGTATTTATGGGACTCTGGAAGCAGGTGGGATATAACACTGTCATCTACTATGCCGGGTTGATGGGTATTGATGGGGCGATGTACGAAGCAGCATCCATCGACGGTGCAGGACGGATTCAACAGGTTTTCAGGATAACCATACCTATGCTTGCGCCCATCATTGTGGTGATGATGATTCTGGGATTGGGACGCATCTTTTTTGCCGATTTCGGGCTTCATTTTCAGCTTCCCCTTCAGAGCGGCCCTCTACTCCCTACAACAGATGTGATCAATTATTTCACATACCGGGCACTGATAGAGGTTCGAGACATAGGTATGGGTACCGCCATCGGACTGTATCAGTCGGTGATGGGCCTGTTTCTGGTTCTGGGATCTAACTGGGCAGCCAGGCGGATCGGCGACGGCGAGAACAGCCTGTTTTAA
- a CDS encoding ABC transporter substrate-binding protein, with the protein MGKNRLRIIKTAAAILILSIFILIYQYIAGPVVIEMAIYSGNSWGIPQNFAYAIYDKAAEMYLADPAHKNIRIKYKTGTMYNHYSEWLAQLVLKGKEPDVFLLVEEDFNTYASIDLLQNLNHYIEKDPDFNEEAYYPRALEAGVFNGNQYSLPISLVPSFMIVNKTLLSRNNIEIDREHWNWDQFYEICRLLTKDTDNDSIPDTFGIYGYDWHHAFYTNDRYLFYPDAPRIGFDNDRMSETLNFLKKMNKLNQGRIISDNDFEDGNAGFKIFNFSEYKVYGTYPYRILKYENFTWEAIPLPEGPHGRNSSKLYTLQVGMSSRTRHKDEAFEFIKFLTNNELFQKEVWNGTNTLPANRHVVNDIYSQNQAELEEMKILSYPLLNSIIQSSYVDPDFKWYASMDKFIGQRMFQIIVQELNTKQGVKELRKDIEKNLKEYREL; encoded by the coding sequence ATGGGAAAAAATAGACTCCGGATTATTAAAACCGCGGCAGCCATACTGATTCTGTCCATCTTTATACTGATCTACCAATACATTGCGGGCCCGGTTGTAATTGAAATGGCCATCTACTCCGGGAACAGTTGGGGAATCCCCCAGAATTTTGCTTATGCGATCTATGATAAGGCTGCAGAAATGTATTTGGCAGATCCAGCTCATAAAAATATCCGTATCAAATATAAAACAGGAACAATGTACAATCATTACTCGGAGTGGCTGGCACAACTGGTCCTCAAAGGAAAAGAACCTGATGTTTTTCTTCTAGTTGAAGAAGACTTCAATACTTATGCATCTATCGATCTGCTGCAGAATCTGAATCACTATATTGAGAAAGATCCGGATTTTAATGAAGAGGCTTACTACCCGCGGGCTCTGGAAGCGGGGGTTTTTAACGGAAATCAATACTCTCTCCCCATCTCTCTAGTACCCTCCTTTATGATCGTGAATAAGACTCTCCTATCCCGTAATAACATTGAAATAGACCGGGAACACTGGAATTGGGATCAGTTCTATGAAATATGCCGCCTCCTTACAAAAGATACGGACAATGACAGCATCCCCGATACTTTCGGAATTTATGGATATGACTGGCATCATGCCTTTTATACCAATGACCGTTACCTCTTTTATCCTGATGCTCCCAGAATCGGATTTGATAATGACAGGATGTCAGAGACTCTGAATTTCCTGAAAAAGATGAATAAGCTGAATCAGGGGCGAATTATCAGTGATAACGATTTTGAAGATGGGAATGCAGGCTTTAAAATTTTCAATTTCTCAGAATATAAAGTTTATGGTACCTATCCTTACAGAATACTGAAATATGAGAACTTCACCTGGGAAGCCATTCCACTTCCTGAAGGTCCTCACGGTAGGAATTCATCTAAACTCTATACCCTGCAGGTAGGAATGAGTTCCCGCACCCGGCATAAAGATGAAGCCTTCGAGTTCATTAAATTCCTTACAAATAATGAACTCTTCCAGAAAGAAGTATGGAACGGGACCAATACCCTGCCGGCTAACAGGCATGTAGTGAATGATATATACAGTCAGAATCAAGCGGAACTGGAAGAGATGAAAATCCTCAGTTATCCGCTCCTGAATTCAATTATACAGAGCAGCTATGTTGATCCCGATTTCAAGTGGTATGCATCGATGGATAAGTTTATCGGTCAGAGGATGTTCCAGATTATTGTTCAGGAATTGAATACCAAGCAGGGAGTGAAAGAGCTGAGAAAAGATATTGAGAAGAATCTGAAGGAATACAGGGAACTCTAA
- a CDS encoding sugar ABC transporter substrate-binding protein: MKKLLASCLILIIAVSAVMANGQTEEKSGYTFGYTCMTMNNPFFIALEGSIRETVEANGDRLITMDPAMDVAKQINQIDDLIVQGIDAIYLNPVDWEGVRPALVALEKAGIPIINFDAEVKDIKYVTSYAGSDNNNAGFVCGQDLVARFPDGGNIVVLDSPTMNSINDRISGFMNAIDGKGFNIVAQQDGKGDLPTSMEIMDDILQAHSDIIAIMGGNDPTALGALAACKSANRTDILIYGVDGSPEAKSEIASGSQFVGSGAQSPISIGLESVKLSYQILKGESYETRVPVKTFLINEENVGEYGTDGWQ, translated from the coding sequence ATGAAAAAATTACTGGCATCTTGTCTTATTTTAATTATTGCTGTCTCTGCTGTTATGGCAAACGGACAGACAGAAGAAAAATCTGGATACACATTCGGTTATACCTGTATGACGATGAACAATCCATTTTTTATTGCTCTTGAAGGGTCAATCCGAGAAACCGTTGAAGCTAACGGAGACCGTCTGATTACAATGGATCCTGCCATGGATGTTGCAAAACAGATTAACCAGATTGATGACCTGATTGTACAGGGAATTGATGCTATCTACCTGAATCCCGTTGACTGGGAAGGTGTAAGACCAGCTCTGGTTGCCCTGGAAAAAGCAGGGATTCCTATTATTAACTTTGATGCAGAAGTGAAAGACATAAAATATGTTACCTCCTATGCAGGATCTGACAATAATAATGCCGGATTTGTCTGTGGACAGGATCTTGTTGCAAGATTCCCCGACGGTGGTAATATCGTCGTTCTCGATTCTCCTACAATGAACTCTATCAATGACCGTATTTCCGGATTTATGAACGCCATTGATGGAAAAGGATTTAATATCGTTGCACAGCAGGATGGTAAGGGAGATCTCCCCACATCTATGGAAATCATGGATGATATTCTCCAGGCTCACAGCGACATCATTGCCATCATGGGAGGAAATGATCCTACCGCACTGGGTGCTCTGGCTGCCTGTAAGTCTGCCAATAGAACTGACATACTTATATATGGAGTTGATGGTTCACCCGAAGCCAAATCTGAAATTGCTTCGGGCAGTCAGTTTGTAGGTTCCGGAGCTCAATCTCCTATTTCCATCGGTTTGGAATCTGTAAAACTGTCTTACCAGATCCTTAAAGGTGAGTCATATGAAACTCGTGTTCCTGTTAAAACATTCCTGATCAATGAAGAGAATGTTGGCGAGTACGGAACTGACGGCTGGCAGTAA
- a CDS encoding carbohydrate ABC transporter permease: protein MSRYQSSGLRWKIIHHLILGTVALLCLIPMIVTLSVSFSDEMDLVRNGYSVIPRIFSTAAYDFIFKAPKAILSAYWVTIQITAIGTFMGTMVMAMVAYPLSRPDFKWRRIITFYIFFTMLFNGGLVPTYILISRYLHLRNTLFAMILPVIITAWNIFLLMTFMKSIPLSLVESAKIDGASEFLIFSRIIVPLSKPALATIALLLALRLWNEWFTAMLYITDQQLVPLQFWMQRVMRNMQFLLSNQDMVGGGVSMADLPTESVRMAMAVLAAGPMVLVFPFFQKYFAKGLKVGAVKG from the coding sequence TTGAGTAGATATCAATCCAGCGGACTACGCTGGAAAATTATACACCATTTAATTCTGGGGACTGTGGCCCTTCTATGTCTGATTCCCATGATTGTAACACTTTCTGTCTCCTTCTCTGATGAGATGGATCTTGTCCGTAATGGATACAGTGTCATTCCCCGCATATTCAGCACCGCTGCCTATGATTTCATTTTCAAGGCACCAAAGGCTATTCTCTCTGCCTACTGGGTAACAATTCAGATTACTGCCATTGGAACCTTCATGGGTACCATGGTCATGGCAATGGTTGCCTATCCTCTCTCCCGGCCAGATTTTAAATGGAGGAGGATCATTACCTTCTATATTTTCTTTACCATGCTTTTTAACGGGGGGCTTGTACCAACATATATTCTAATAAGCCGGTATCTCCATCTGAGGAACACCCTTTTTGCGATGATACTGCCTGTGATTATCACAGCCTGGAATATTTTCCTGCTTATGACCTTTATGAAGAGTATTCCCCTCTCTCTCGTGGAGTCTGCAAAGATTGACGGTGCTTCGGAATTCCTTATCTTCAGCCGTATCATCGTTCCTCTGTCAAAACCAGCCCTGGCAACCATCGCCCTCCTGCTTGCCCTGCGGCTGTGGAATGAATGGTTCACCGCCATGCTCTATATCACTGACCAGCAGCTTGTACCTCTTCAGTTCTGGATGCAGCGTGTGATGCGGAATATGCAGTTCCTCCTGTCCAATCAGGATATGGTCGGGGGTGGAGTCAGTATGGCAGATCTGCCTACCGAATCGGTGAGGATGGCTATGGCAGTTCTGGCAGCCGGTCCCATGGTGCTGGTTTTCCCATTTTTTCAAAAGTATTTTGCAAAAGGGTTGAAGGTCGGGGCCGTAAAAGGGTGA
- a CDS encoding response regulator transcription factor: protein MIRVLIADDQEIMRDSLELLINSDDRFEVVGLAENGRVTVHKALELKPDIILMDIRMPELNGIECVNIIKEKNDFIKIIMLTTFDSEEYIYNSLKSGADGFLLKGISKVDLINSIETVYKGGASIEPETAQKVFSIFGEMAKSFFVDDKQDEIDNLTETELRIIQLIGRGYSNKEIVNEIHFSEGTIRNNISIILKKLNLRDRTQIAIFAIQSGIMLKSFHGKK from the coding sequence ATGATAAGAGTATTAATTGCCGATGACCAGGAGATCATGCGTGATAGCCTGGAGCTGCTTATTAACTCGGATGATCGATTTGAGGTGGTAGGGCTGGCAGAAAACGGTAGAGTGACAGTTCATAAAGCACTTGAATTAAAGCCTGACATCATTCTTATGGATATACGAATGCCAGAACTTAACGGTATTGAATGTGTGAATATTATAAAAGAGAAAAATGATTTTATCAAAATCATTATGCTTACAACATTTGATAGTGAAGAGTACATCTACAACTCCCTGAAAAGCGGTGCGGACGGCTTTCTACTGAAAGGGATTTCCAAAGTCGATTTAATAAACAGTATTGAAACAGTCTACAAAGGCGGAGCCTCGATTGAACCGGAAACAGCTCAAAAGGTCTTCAGTATTTTCGGGGAAATGGCAAAGTCTTTCTTTGTTGATGATAAGCAGGATGAAATTGATAATCTGACGGAGACAGAGTTAAGAATAATTCAGTTGATCGGGAGAGGATACTCCAATAAGGAGATCGTAAATGAGATCCATTTTTCTGAGGGAACAATTCGAAATAATATCAGTATCATATTAAAAAAGTTGAATTTGCGTGATCGTACCCAAATCGCAATTTTCGCCATCCAATCCGGTATCATGCTGAAGAGTTTTCATGGGAAAAAATAG
- a CDS encoding sensor histidine kinase — protein MKNQVKKIYIALYGLNFIIITFISLTICMTIYKICNDYQARDFLEMARYLPHIAWKVPTISIVLCILLGFSNFLKSTVFSQQQSKIVLLYILDLLIFSLITYTLNFSYKGYFLYICAGLFLQIQGLSIRLIMLVITLGCFTFFDYDLLTVQVNMLPFQEYINYYNLTNQFYLYGIKSLLESANLILVMIFFYMLINSKIRENKEFIQLNNKLKVNIKELNIANEKLEEAGRMKERNRLAHEIHDILGHSLTCISTGLEACMEVAGKSNPGLTKHIYKIKKVSDKGLLDIRRSVRELKSDVIDEASLIKSVKELIEGINSLGKQIATLNIEGEIITMQHDEELTVYRLVQESTTNSIRHGKASRIHIDMTFEKMNLMIRITDDGKGCSFIVKNFGISHMEEQVSMLGGSIRFISDQGSGFITIAHLPLRSETLK, from the coding sequence ATGAAAAATCAGGTTAAGAAAATATATATAGCCTTATATGGGCTTAATTTTATCATCATTACTTTTATATCTCTTACTATCTGTATGACTATCTATAAAATTTGTAATGACTACCAGGCCAGGGACTTTTTGGAAATGGCCCGTTACCTACCTCATATAGCCTGGAAAGTCCCCACAATCAGTATTGTCCTTTGTATATTATTGGGGTTTTCAAATTTTTTAAAAAGCACTGTATTCAGTCAGCAGCAGTCAAAGATAGTTCTTTTATACATACTGGATCTCCTGATATTCAGTCTTATCACTTATACTCTTAATTTCAGCTATAAGGGTTATTTCCTTTATATCTGTGCAGGTTTATTCCTTCAAATACAGGGTCTGTCGATCCGGCTGATCATGCTTGTCATAACTCTGGGTTGCTTCACCTTTTTTGATTATGATTTATTGACCGTTCAGGTGAATATGCTCCCTTTTCAGGAATACATTAACTACTACAATCTAACGAATCAGTTTTATCTCTATGGGATAAAGAGTCTTTTAGAATCGGCAAATCTAATTTTGGTTATGATCTTTTTTTATATGCTGATTAACAGTAAAATCCGTGAGAATAAAGAGTTTATTCAGTTAAATAACAAATTGAAAGTGAATATAAAAGAGCTGAATATTGCCAATGAAAAGCTTGAAGAAGCAGGACGGATGAAGGAACGAAACAGACTGGCTCATGAAATCCATGACATTCTTGGTCACTCATTAACCTGTATCTCTACCGGATTGGAAGCCTGTATGGAAGTCGCAGGCAAGAGCAATCCCGGATTAACAAAGCACATCTACAAAATAAAGAAAGTTTCGGATAAGGGACTGCTGGATATAAGACGCTCTGTGAGAGAGCTTAAATCCGATGTGATTGATGAAGCCTCTCTAATTAAATCCGTGAAGGAATTGATAGAAGGAATCAATTCCCTGGGCAAACAGATTGCCACCCTTAATATTGAGGGTGAGATCATAACTATGCAGCATGACGAAGAACTGACTGTGTACCGTCTGGTTCAGGAGAGCACAACAAATTCGATTCGCCATGGTAAAGCTTCAAGGATTCATATAGATATGACTTTTGAGAAAATGAATCTTATGATCCGGATTACTGACGATGGAAAAGGTTGTTCCTTTATTGTTAAAAATTTTGGGATTTCACATATGGAGGAACAAGTCAGTATGCTCGGAGGTTCCATCCGCTTTATTTCTGATCAGGGTTCCGGTTTTATAACCATAGCCCATCTACCTTTAAGGAGTGAAACTTTAAAATGA
- a CDS encoding helix-turn-helix transcriptional regulator yields MRHLKGLIPDIETLFRKRLRDNDSGIDSALQELPQNSRLTAEETAFLAGGEKEKTKYTYSIIHRVQRYVEENYQRDLTLSEIAETVFLSPVYFCRLFKELTGLNFLTYLTNHRMEKAKELLVTNQYKIGEVGQLVGYNNTKYFTRVFKKHCGVTPSDYIHRELLDD; encoded by the coding sequence ATGCGACACTTGAAAGGCCTGATTCCCGATATCGAAACCCTTTTCCGAAAAAGACTCCGAGACAACGACTCTGGTATTGATTCAGCCCTTCAGGAACTTCCCCAGAACAGTAGATTAACAGCGGAAGAAACAGCTTTCCTGGCGGGGGGGGAAAAAGAGAAAACAAAGTACACATATTCCATAATTCATAGAGTGCAGCGCTACGTTGAAGAAAATTACCAGCGGGATCTAACCCTCTCGGAAATTGCAGAAACTGTCTTTCTGAGTCCCGTCTACTTCTGCCGCCTCTTCAAAGAATTGACGGGTTTGAATTTTCTTACCTACCTGACAAATCATCGTATGGAAAAGGCCAAGGAACTGCTTGTTACAAATCAGTACAAAATAGGGGAAGTCGGACAGCTGGTTGGTTATAATAATACCAAGTACTTCACAAGAGTTTTCAAGAAGCACTGCGGCGTGACCCCTTCAGACTACATCCACCGAGAGCTTCTGGATGATTAG
- a CDS encoding sensor histidine kinase, which translates to MIRAARQRRVWGNISRYKFKSIFVRNIITNIAFIAVPLILISGILHWNSTRIVKNEISELSRNTLIRNRDLFDALLKKADYVSATFALMSEVFLFTNPSEDSENNRLVAQEVLDNLKPFVLADPHIDSIYIFSEKQNRIITLSGVFILDDFRDNNWMESYRNSHDTLPYRMNRVLFDDYLPVISVIKPIRNQPGGELQGAVIINLSLDNLTGTIVSDGRNEELSILDNNNRILFSENFSQIGYPLESLSQESGFSQMLAAGETVRYLKKGGLLLVTTPSSMGEMTYMMKIPLEHYEAKFHDAWVMFFILLLVSFLISLTASLILALNNYRPIDRLLEFVDNPQKAGETLFKSEEIKEIAASILTTVHLNENLKEELMEQLSLVEKTRISALQAQINPHFLYNTLDTIRWEAMELTGGENEVGRMLAALARLFRLSLETSGNTVAFRDEAEHAALFLRLLNHRYPDKFEIIWDIDPELNCYLVLKLSLQPIIENAWIHGIKPTRRPGRITIKGRLLKERVLITVEDNGQGLIPEELERLNRIISEDLDLNDQHIGLKNVNQRIKLVFGSDYGLSLKHHPGGGTEVELSFPRRKEG; encoded by the coding sequence ATGATTAGAGCAGCAAGACAGAGACGGGTTTGGGGGAATATATCCAGATATAAATTCAAAAGTATTTTCGTCCGCAACATCATCACCAATATAGCATTCATCGCCGTTCCTCTTATTCTCATCTCCGGGATTCTTCACTGGAACAGCACACGTATCGTTAAAAATGAAATCAGTGAATTGAGCCGCAACACTTTAATCAGAAACCGTGATCTCTTCGACGCCCTCTTAAAGAAGGCCGATTATGTCAGTGCTACCTTTGCCCTGATGTCAGAAGTATTTCTTTTTACGAACCCCTCGGAAGATTCTGAGAATAACCGACTTGTCGCCCAGGAGGTACTGGACAATCTGAAACCCTTTGTTCTGGCTGATCCCCATATCGATTCTATCTACATCTTCTCGGAGAAGCAAAACCGAATCATAACCTTGAGTGGTGTTTTCATACTGGATGACTTCAGAGATAACAACTGGATGGAATCCTACCGAAACAGTCATGATACCCTCCCCTACCGGATGAACCGAGTTCTCTTTGATGACTACCTTCCGGTCATCTCCGTTATCAAGCCGATAAGAAACCAACCTGGAGGAGAACTCCAGGGAGCTGTGATCATCAACCTATCCCTGGACAACCTGACAGGAACCATTGTTTCTGATGGAAGAAATGAAGAGCTGTCTATTCTTGATAATAACAATAGGATACTTTTCAGTGAAAATTTCAGTCAGATTGGATACCCTCTGGAGTCTTTGTCTCAGGAAAGTGGATTCTCCCAGATGCTTGCCGCCGGGGAGACAGTCCGCTACCTCAAGAAGGGGGGATTGCTTTTGGTAACCACCCCCTCCTCAATGGGGGAAATGACATATATGATGAAGATTCCGCTGGAACATTACGAAGCGAAATTCCATGACGCATGGGTTATGTTTTTTATTCTGCTCCTAGTCTCATTTCTCATATCCCTCACAGCCTCTCTGATTCTGGCTCTGAACAATTACAGACCTATTGACCGATTACTGGAGTTTGTGGATAACCCGCAGAAAGCGGGGGAAACCCTATTTAAATCAGAGGAGATCAAGGAGATTGCTGCCAGCATCCTGACTACAGTTCATCTGAATGAGAACCTTAAGGAAGAGTTGATGGAGCAGCTTTCTCTGGTGGAGAAGACAAGAATATCCGCCCTGCAGGCCCAGATAAATCCTCACTTTCTTTACAATACTCTGGACACCATTCGCTGGGAAGCCATGGAACTGACAGGAGGGGAAAATGAAGTGGGACGGATGCTGGCTGCCCTGGCCAGGCTATTCCGTCTTAGCCTGGAAACCAGCGGTAATACGGTGGCTTTCCGTGACGAGGCGGAACATGCGGCGCTGTTTCTCCGCCTGTTAAATCACCGTTATCCAGACAAATTTGAAATCATCTGGGATATCGATCCGGAACTGAACTGTTACCTTGTACTGAAGCTGTCCCTCCAGCCTATAATTGAAAATGCCTGGATCCATGGAATCAAACCAACCCGTCGCCCTGGTCGAATAACCATAAAGGGCCGTCTACTGAAGGAACGAGTTTTAATTACAGTGGAAGATAACGGGCAGGGACTGATCCCTGAAGAACTTGAACGATTGAACCGGATAATATCCGAGGACCTGGATCTTAATGATCAGCATATCGGATTGAAAAACGTCAATCAGCGGATCAAGCTGGTATTCGGCTCGGATTATGGACTTTCGCTAAAACACCATCCCGGTGGCGGCACCGAAGTAGAGCTATCCTTTCCCCGACGAAAGGAGGGATGA
- a CDS encoding sugar ABC transporter ATP-binding protein, giving the protein MKNIRKQFPGVLALNDVCLDVRSGEVHALLGENGAGKSTLIKVLGGIYIPEEGEILIQGKKAHIANVHDSQTCGVSVIHQELVLVPQMTVAENIFLGREPMKNGVVHKQKMNSHTAELLQDFDLEISPDSLIEELTIAQQQMVEITKALSFNSQILVMDEPTSSLSDKEVSFLFETIRKLKKQGVGIIYISHRMSELKEISDRVTVMRDGEYIGTVVTKETNNDALISMMVGRQLTNYYTRTFMEEKEKILEVRNLSAGTLLKDISFDLHKGEILGFAGLVGAGRSEVMKCLFGLDTFTEGEILLDGNTIQIRNPGDAMNYGFALVPESRKEEALFMAQSVKFNTSIKVLKDFIKGIFVNESKEEEIAETYIQKMSIKTPSSRQIIENLSGGNQQKVVIARWLATNPRILILDEPTRGVDVGAKAEIYRIMNELALQGMAIIMISSELPEVINMSDRVIVMCNGTITGSLTHDEMDQEKIMYMATLHEADKSNKEEIHE; this is encoded by the coding sequence ATGAAAAATATTCGGAAACAGTTTCCCGGAGTGCTGGCTCTCAATGACGTATGTCTTGATGTCCGGTCCGGGGAAGTCCATGCTCTATTGGGTGAAAACGGGGCCGGAAAATCTACTCTTATAAAAGTACTAGGGGGAATTTATATCCCCGAAGAGGGAGAAATTCTTATTCAGGGCAAAAAAGCCCATATTGCAAATGTTCATGACTCCCAGACCTGCGGTGTCAGTGTTATCCATCAGGAACTGGTTCTGGTTCCCCAAATGACTGTGGCAGAAAACATTTTCCTTGGACGGGAACCGATGAAAAACGGTGTTGTTCATAAACAGAAAATGAATAGTCACACAGCAGAATTACTGCAGGATTTTGATCTGGAGATCTCTCCGGATTCCCTGATAGAAGAACTGACAATTGCCCAGCAGCAGATGGTGGAGATTACGAAAGCCCTCTCCTTTAATTCTCAGATACTCGTAATGGATGAGCCCACATCATCCCTTTCGGATAAAGAAGTTTCTTTTCTTTTTGAAACTATCCGGAAATTGAAGAAACAGGGCGTAGGGATCATTTATATCTCCCACCGAATGTCTGAGCTCAAGGAAATCAGCGACAGAGTAACTGTCATGCGGGATGGAGAGTATATCGGCACAGTTGTTACAAAAGAAACTAATAATGATGCACTCATATCCATGATGGTGGGTCGTCAATTAACAAATTATTACACAAGAACTTTTATGGAAGAAAAAGAAAAAATCCTGGAAGTTCGAAATTTGAGTGCCGGGACCCTGCTGAAAGATATCAGTTTTGATCTTCATAAAGGTGAAATTCTCGGGTTTGCAGGATTAGTCGGTGCGGGTAGAAGCGAAGTGATGAAGTGCCTTTTTGGACTGGATACATTTACGGAGGGTGAAATTCTCCTGGATGGTAATACAATCCAGATTCGTAATCCCGGAGACGCTATGAATTACGGATTTGCTCTGGTTCCGGAGAGCCGGAAAGAAGAAGCATTGTTTATGGCACAAAGTGTCAAATTCAATACATCCATTAAAGTTCTAAAGGATTTTATTAAGGGAATTTTTGTAAATGAAAGCAAGGAAGAGGAGATAGCTGAGACCTATATTCAAAAAATGTCTATAAAGACCCCTTCTTCCCGACAGATAATTGAGAACCTCTCCGGAGGCAATCAGCAGAAAGTAGTTATAGCCCGTTGGCTGGCAACAAATCCCCGGATTCTCATCCTGGATGAACCTACCAGAGGTGTTGATGTGGGGGCTAAAGCAGAAATCTACAGAATTATGAATGAACTAGCCCTTCAGGGTATGGCAATTATCATGATTTCCTCAGAACTTCCAGAAGTTATTAATATGAGTGACCGGGTTATTGTCATGTGCAACGGAACAATTACCGGAAGCCTGACACATGATGAAATGGATCAGGAAAAAATAATGTATATGGCTACGTTGCATGAGGCAGATAAAAGTAACAAGGAGGAGATCCATGAGTAA